Proteins encoded within one genomic window of Humulus lupulus chromosome 1, drHumLupu1.1, whole genome shotgun sequence:
- the LOC133828197 gene encoding uncharacterized protein LOC133828197 encodes MDSEDMFEHYRAAAASSGQKKNSKRARGESSKSTSKKARTDDPSATAPSTENSPPPSSLEQPASTPSVGQTSNPTTPADQQPSPKAPSSNTLRTPPEGSLPSLVVSSAREKIYKLSKHKRSQAAITETTSMEANQVLNRGLNEIFSGLLTITAGWRRAGALVSRGRHFDVRLVEAKKALEAKNNELTKQNSEFLAETTELSKQKEELLEQKATLTEELLETRNALKKSNEAREKFRESTTLNYQQAVQLELDLIASRQEAEELGKRCSIRLEEEQRAEVSPDISLAAGIDGADTEAGTAIDQDIPQDPPAP; translated from the exons atggactctgaggacaTGTTCGAGCACTACAGGGCTGCTGCCGCCTCTTCTGGCCAGAAGAAGAATAGCAAGAGGGCTCGGGGGGAGAGTAGTAAATCtacctcaaagaaggcccgaactgaCGACCCTTCGGCTACTGCCCCTTCGacggagaactcaccacctccatcGTCACTCGAGCAGCCGGCCTCAACTCCTTCGGTTGGGCAAACTTCTAATCCTACAACACCCGCCGACCAGCAGCCTTCTCCTAAGGCACCTAGCAGCAATACATTGCGCACtccgcccgaaggctccctgcccagcctcgTGGTCAGCTCTGCCAGGGAGaaaatatacaagctctccaagcataaaCGCAGTCAGGCCGCTATTACTGAAACTACCTCTATGGAGGCTAATCAAGTTCTTAATAGAGGACTGAACGAGATATTCAGT GGGCTACTAACCATAACCGCTGGCTGGCGTCGTGCTGGAGCGTTGGTGTCTCGAGGCAGGCACTTCGATGTCAGGCTCGTCGAGGCCAAGAAAGCACTCGAAGCTAAAAACAACGAGCTTACCAAGCAGAATAGCGAGTTTCTTGCGGAGACAACGGAGCTGTCTAAGCAGAAAGaagaactgctcgagcaaaaagctACTCTGACTGAGGAGCTACTAGAAACCCGGAACGCCCTGAAGAAATCCAACGAAGCCAGGGAAAAATTTAGGGAAAGCACCACACTCAACTATCAACAGGCTGTTCAGCtcgagcttgatctgatcgcaAGCAGACAGGAGGCGGAGGAACTCGGAAAACGA TGTTCCATTCGCCTGGAAGAAGAACAGAGGGCTGAAGTGTCTCCAGATATTTCCCTGGCagcagggatagatggtgcagacacTGAAGCTGGCACAGCCATCGACCAAGAcattcctcaagaccctccagctccttaa